From the Papaver somniferum cultivar HN1 chromosome 2, ASM357369v1, whole genome shotgun sequence genome, the window ggtgcctaaatatctagactaagactcctaaaaatacatatttgcacaagagtcaacatttcaaggtaaatgagctccatttttatgattttttaattttttttttttttttaattttttttttttttttggaatttttcaattttttcaaaaaagaaggagttcgttttcaattatggcaaattatcatggtatctactctatacccccaaacctaaactaaacattgtcctcaatgtttcaaaatatggaaagaattaaaatgcaacatatggaaagggacatgctgagtagagtaaaaggagagagaatacccgatttcggcgaaagcagaattaaaactccgttattcaaggcaaaaatccaacatatttcagccgagatcatattggattagcaaaatatatacaaaaggaacaaaagggtttttaaaatttatctactggattatatacaaaaaattcaccacaccaaaagtctaaagagttgaggatcaacccaaaagaaaaagtgtagagacatagaaagtttcaaaacactaaaattggacttaaatgggagtgagagtgaaaaaccgaatgaatcacccctaaaccaaaatttttcaacaggtttacttttaagcacaaaatcttttaattttaggggttcaggattcaaaaggtctaactcataatggactgttttcgggatgggcaaagaaatgcattccaactgtggctctttaaaagtgttatattttgaagcaaaatagtccaagaggacttgggagcacacagttccaatcctagattaggaattttcagaaaaatcggtttgacaatatgggtacaaaccaaatctaggttgggtggaaggccatcagattgtgacttaggtagaagaataggcatatcattatcaatcaaatcaaaatctcctaactcatctacacatgtcacatcatgctcacaatcatcaatcaaattggcaagatcacaatcagaattatcaacatcatcaacagatttattctcgtgtatcggcacatcaggggaaacatcacatggaatactagaagaaatatcatgcattaaggtcggggcagagaagcctaatgtatttgaacccaaaggttccataacattttcagtatagacatgttcttctaacataacatcataatcatcatcatcatcatgatagggattttgcaatctaggataattttcaatcctaaggtcggagctattacaagaataaaactctaattcatgggggtgactcatatcatgtggtgttgttcctgtttccctaacggattcccattgatgggttttctctgcaatctcggctaaaaaattccatgcatcatccacagatttatcaataaactcaccattacacatagactcaaccatggttcgagatttaaagtctagtccctcatagaggatgacgacaagtctccacttctcaattccatggtgcggacattcactcaacaaatcattaaaacgttcaaaatagtgaaaaacagtttcctcatccaattggacaaaacaattgatactttgacgaatagcgatggtcctatgatgtggaaagaatttttgaaaaatagatctgtgagttggtcccaagtgttgattgattgtggtctcaaaccgtaaaaccatgttttggccctttcctttaaagaaaatgtaaacaaacgcaatttcagagagtcttcggacatatgatcaggttgcatagtccgacaaatttgttcaaactctcttacatgagtataggggttctcagaatcgaaccctcgaaatataggaagtatttgtatcatgcttgcatttattttaaaagggttattggtttgaggtaatacaatacatgataatggaatttttattgacggatacatgtattcatggagagcacgaggttggcccattttgaaaagacacaaagcccactatttggttttaatgggttttcaaaaatttggttttttttatttttgggaaaattttggttttgtgggatatatttgaaaaagaaaatttggtttaaaatgggagtaaaataaatttggttttaaatgggagcaaaagaaaaaatttggttttggttttttttttttttttttttttttttttttttgggagaaattttttttttttttttttttaaaagaaaataaaatttggtttttgaatgggagcaagcccactttgttttgcgtttgctttggctccgcttggttgaaaacttttggtggaactgagtccaaaatctcggcctagaatttgggtactcggcccactaacgagttcaactagcgtgatcggttacaagctcagctgggtttaaaaacccagaatacaaatacaagtccaaattaaacaagctcacaaaaattaaatacaagtccacaaattaaacaaacaagcccacaaataaattattacaaacccaacagaaaataagagaagcccaaaaattggcttttaatattacaagcccacaattaaaaaattggaagcccacaattcgggttctcttaaatgggttaccttttaagcacagcccagctgctctgatattgttgcaaaaacccagttgggctttggttcttttccttggtggcgtcccagcagaggaaaaacaggttcggaacagcaggtccaacaacaaatgaagtgaagcagatgcagatgcaaatgctatgcagtgaaatgcaaaaatagctaagagaaacacagaaaaacacagcaccaatccccggcaacggcgccaaaaacttggcaggcccgggGAGGCGTATAAAAATAAAAGCGAAgtgtgaaacgcgggcctacagtaataccgcaagtgcacggtcgtcggttgtagctcgtgcaagtacgggtcgatccacagagattgggagtgtttggagtgtttctagctattttgggttctagttgctattgggctctaaattgctattgggcttagttggtttttttgtaatgatgaagtgctttaggccttgggcctttgagttgaactgagccttggactcagttggtcttaaattgaattgaactgggccttaataatgaacttgggcttggagccttaatgaactgggctttggttaagttcaatggactgatgggcttttggtcttagaaactgggcttggtttagctaggcctttgggcttgccttaacctaaactgtggctgggcctaggagaggaagcagcagcagcagtgcaaagaaagcagcagcagcagcaatactgcacagtagTGTGGCAACAACAGCAGAACAAGGTAAGGGGaagaaaaacagcagcagcaacagggttgcagcagcagcagtgacagctaggggtgaacaaggcagcacagcacagcttggcagagaatgcacagcagcagcacaacaaggcagtgaatgcagcaggagaaaatagcaaacaaaatgaacatggaagcaacacagggcaacacagggcaaaagcaaagaacaatgcaagtgaaccaaggcctaagccaagggcaggggatgtggagatagctaaggaaaatgaataagaaaaagaaacaaagccaagtcaatggctctaggcattcaaaaagaatgggaagagaattagcttgctatgagcactaatttctcccaatgctcaatcaaatcagtgcatcctaagcatacaaaaatggaatggcaagataatcagcttgctcaactgatgtgctcctagcattgactgtcttttgacagtacaatcaatcttaagcacagttgagcactgatttcttccattactcaatcaattcagtgcttcaaagacttctagcctagcattccatcacttcacagtgcacaaacttaacactaaacagTTGAACAAAATACTAAAACAATTAAATAACAACATGAAACATAActgaaattaaaacaaaaacatgaacatcAAAACAGGATATTAAAAGTAAAACatatacatgattaaacaggagcacaGCAccttaacatatgcagtgaaattgaacagaacacattgaagagaaaaacattaacagaacatagttctggacactggctagtccagcataaagttttacaacaacacccacaaggctatttatacccacagacacaattagggttctaccaaaaaaaattcccaaattaacagtagactagggtttgattttttttacctaatttgatgtagcaacatcaaattaaactcgacccatgcttctatttgtcctcctctacctctccatgccttcaatttctctctagcacacgttaatccatcaacccataacctagggtttaggttaggtaataagttgatgggataaagggctagaaggatgggggaagctaccaatcacgtgtaggatgatagggtggcagtgtgtgagctcgaggtggttgtggcagggcgtttggtggcgcggcagggagaaggtggttgtggcagggtgatggtggttgcagagggtgagggagaaagaagtcgatggaaagaaggagggtgcgtttgggtagctggtatagggtttggtgctccagtgtgtggcggcttcatcaacttttgatgttttgtgactaagccgtgagatgtggagctggtaggtagatcggacggtgatgcggaggcaagcgaggagcgaccgtcggatgaagggatacaacgaaacgaacggtgctagattaggttaggtgctgtagtgtaaggcggggatatcaaactttgatgaacagcaagggagcaaccgttgcattcaactaccatctactctgaaggcttggaatttcagcgctgtggtgcttggcagagacttcagattttgatgctctatgaaggagcgaccatcggatgcttctgagaactgatctgatggctgagaacggaggcgtttttgtgtgtagaaaatgaggttgtgcgcaccattcttcgcggcttccttgcgtgatttctcccggcttttcactacttttctgctctttttgctccgcaagtcatccagactttatttattacctaaaaatgcaaaattaattaataaaaatatttattcttgaaaaaaatgaaaatacagaatatgggataaaatgtagaattaatgcataaaagatgagttaaatgccaacaaaaagggataaatatatacaatatttggcactcatcattaagCTCGCGGGGAAATATCGACAAAGTACTGCGTCATTTGGGCCCCATTGCATCAGCGAAAGAGTATATTGTTTCAAGTATTGCACTGCACTTTCCGATCTACTGAATATGCTTTCAAGCGTTGGTAATACGCATTTCTCCAGGATGTCCGTATGCATGATCTCATAGGTGAATGGGGATTTATCTGCTTCCTCTATTGCTTCCGCTAACTGTACTCTTCCACCTCTTCGTGAGTTATTAATTAAAGCCCTCATGTCTCTCAACTCGTTCAGGACTTCTTGGTTCAAGTTTCCTCCATCCTCCTCATGGTGACGGCCTCTTATCACGCTAAGCCTCCCTTCGCCTGGTCGTCGCCTTTCTTCCTCGTCTCGGATAAGGTTCGCCCGACGTTGCAGTTCTTCCTCCTGCATTTTTTCCTCCTCATGTCTCCGCCTATGATCTTCCCATTGTGAGATCTCCAGTGCTCTTCTCAAGTCTCTTTCTTCGTCTTCGTTCGttcgtcgtcttcttcttcgTCCTCCTTTATCTTCCTCTGAAGATATAGTGTTTCCTTCCGAATCTATGGAATTTATCTCCATGTTTTCGTTAAGTTGCCGGTTTTGTTGCCTCAACCTAGAATTATGCCTTCCCAACTGCACCTGTTGTTCCACCAAGTCCCGGTCCCGTTCTCGTTCACGATGGAGCGTCTCCCTTAGCTGGTCTAACGTCATGTTTTCTTCTCCGATATTCTCTTCCATATCCTCGCTAGTCATCTCCTCCTCGACAACGGTGTCTGTATCGGATGTGTGCATTAAACCTTCCCTGAGGCCATCTTCGTCCGTCTGCCGCCGGTTCTCTTCTTGTCTGCCTCTTACAGATGATGTTCTGGCCCGTTCCATCCTTCCTCTCCTCGCCTCTATACGTTTGCTTCTTCTTGATGCTATCACATGCCTTGCTCGATCTGGTGCTCTGACCATCTAACAATCTTCAACTTccacaatctttctttactctccACGCGAAATTCCAAGATATTTTCCTATTCTATGTCCCTAACCTTGTCTACGAACGTAAAAACTCAAGATCTACAACCCTAACTTCAAACAAGTCGCTAGATCTATAACCTATACAATCTCTAAGACAACTTCATTCCTTTTATAactcttagatgaagataaatcCCCAATATAAGTTCTCTGTTTCTAGCACCAAaatgtgattactggaaatccagcaacacacccaaatggTCTCGGCCTTTTCATTAAGGTTGGAGTTCCCAGAAACATAAATATCATTTTGAGTTGTAAGGTTCACCATCTCAGCGCGAATATCTTCCAGCGAGGAGGAAGCTTCGTCGGCGTTCATTTGACGTTGCATGCATCGAGCTTGACgaagcataaaataagaaaataatggaAGAAAAGGCAAGAACAATAGAGGGACGTCCAAGAAAAAAGAACTTACTCAAAATCTTCTCTATCCTTTGGTCTTGCTCGCGAGAATGATCTTTTTCTTTCTAGAGGTCCTCCGATAAAGCTTTGATTTTAGCTTCATCCTTCCTAGCCATCTCGCGAACAAGACGAATTTCCAAGAGGGTGGCCATGTGACGGTAGACTTCCTACGAAGCAAATTTGAACTCGGAAAATATATCtcggagaagaaaagaaaaaatggcagAAAAGGCACAAAGAAATCACCTGGATCATCAAGGTAGAGTGTTGCTGGAGAGACAGATTCAAAAGCACTCAAAAGCACTCAAAGGCGGACAAAGACTCCAAAGCACGAGATCTCATAGCCGGACCTTCTTGATCCTTGTGGTAGATACCTCGAAGGAATTGCATATCGGGGTCGAAGAGAGGATTTGACATTTCAGTCCGGACAAGTTGCTTTCCCTTCTCGCGAGAGGGAGGCAACTCCGAAGAACTCTTCGGATGTTCAACTCTTGGGTGAACAGGGAATCGACGACCTTGGGACGGATAACAGAAGCATCTTCTTTCGGGGGAGCAGGAGCACTAACTGAAGGGGACTGTTGCTTAGTGCGAACGGGACGACCAAGGAGAGCGGAGGGCTGTATTGCAGCTAAGGCATCCACATCCAGGGTCTTTCGCGACCTCTTGGATGCACCATACGAAGGAGCACTTCTCTGCGAAGTCAAAAGTTAAAAACCAAAAAGGCTAAAATTTACAAATAAAAGGCGATAAGGATGGTGGTAcctgagaagaaggaggaggagtagGATGAGAACGTTTCTTGTGACCCTTGGGTATCCCAAAAGTGGGTAGTTCACCCTGCGAAGAGGCATGACATCAGGATGGATAATTATCAAGAAATCGCTAACAACACACGAAAATGATACATGTTCAGAGGGAGTCTTCTTAGCAACCACATTCTTATCCTGTCGCGCCTTGACAAGTCCAGCAACAGGCATCACATACTAAAGAGGATTGAGAAACATAAGTACAATTGATAGTTCCAAATGATACAAATCGTAGTAGGAAAAATCATACCTCGCTAGAAACAGTCCAACGAAGTCTCCAGGGTTCACATCCCGCGAGGTAACAATGTCTGGGAAGGGGACCATTGCGAGGAAACCCCTTTTCGTCGTAACCCCAGACGAAAGGACAGCCAACTACTAAACGAAACCTCGCCCAATCATCAACAGAGAGACGAAGTTGGGAATCCACATCCAGTAAAAGCTCcttaaggggggggggggggggggaaatcACCTTCCTGGTGCTTGTAAAAACAGCTGAATAGCTGTCCATGAAAGTGTCTATGTTGAAATCCAAGGAATCAAATTCGTCCGCTGAAGAAGGAAGTTGCGAGATATCATCGCGAGAACGGACTTTGAACTCGTTGGCGATCCGAATAGCATTACCAGTAAGCTGGAAAACCCCGCACTGCATCCTACCGAGAAACTCCAAGAAAATGGGGTTTGAAGGATCATACAAGTGGAAAGATGGTCCCGCTCAACTTACCCAAAGAGATTATCACCTTATCAGCAGACCAAGTGTCTGAACCAAGCCACCGGTAGTTCAGTTCCATCTCTTGGGTAGCAAGAACAGCGGGATCTGGGGAAGAATCAACAGCTGGAGTTAAGGTTAAATCTAACTCCTGAAGCTCGGCTTGAAATTCCTCGAGAGTtttaagtgaagcagatgcagaaacACCTTTAGGATACATGGTGATGAAGAAAGTAGAGGATTTCGGGAAAATAAGGTAAAAGTAAGAGCAAAGATCAAACAAGAAAAGAGCAGAGATTGGAAGAGGCTGAAAAGGAACTCAAGTAAGGGTGGAGAAGTGTATTTATAGAAGGGACCGGTAAAACCGGGAAGCGGCATGATCGAAGTAAAGGTGACCGATGGCGGACGGTTACCCAGGGAACGTGGCCACGTGGAATTATGGGTATGGAGAACGTGAAGGTTAAGGAAACTGAAACGGTTCCTATTCCATCCTCGCTGCAACTTGGAcagaataagaaaaggaaaaatgtaggtacacgaaataggattGCCACGTGTCATACCAAGATACAAATACGAAGTCAGTGAAaggtggggaaaaactttatggaatatgctccgggcgaagcataaagtaacctcggcgagatGATATGAGTTGTATGCCACTTAAGTtgcttaggcctataaatagagacctttggacaatgtaaagggagagatcttttggagaggGAAAGGTCTAGCATAGGAAAGagagagagttagggtttccttgtaattcataggctgggagaagggattagggtttccttatAAACCACaagtgtaacttgtatttcgcttgagattaataaataagtttaattTCTAGTGTTTATTATGTCTTATATATTGCATATTctccatttgggtgtgttgctggatttccagtaatcacaaACTTACCATGTATCCAGATCTGTACATATCGATAATTGGTGGACTGATAGAATACAACAGTATACTCCACTCTCTCCAGTATAAACATCCCATTGCAACCCGTAAGTACTGGATGGTTTTGCCCAGAATGGGATATATATTTTCCTCTGCATTTAAATGTATCTTTTCATCGTATTCGAATATGGGATGCACAACATGGTTGCTGTTGAGAACTCCGACTCCAGAAGATTTCAAGGTTGTGATGATTTTTAATCTCGACAATGAACACTTTGTTAAGGAAATACTGAAACCTGGTTCTCCCCTTCCACCTGTTCTTAACGGATGGAATTCTATATGCACCGAGGAGGCGCTATTGTGGACTCCACACATGGAAAAGCTGCATCGAGGATGGGAAAATATCGAACAAAAACAACTCGGTCAAGGTTTGCAGGTTATAGAGGACATAGACGTCGATGAGGACATAGACCTCGATGAGCCGTGAATACCGTAAGTTCAATCGGCCATCTCATGATAAATCTGTTATGTGTAGCTAGATAACAATGAACTTGTTTAATGTTTATATTCTTGTACAAGCACATTAACGAATGAAAGAAGCATCATATGTTGGTGGAGCTCGGGTAGGAATTGTACCTAATCAAGAGCTGTACCGTTGCTGGGTTGCTTGAGAATTGGATACTGGCAGAGTTGCAGTTCCACTTGTGCTTAGATTTTCTGAATATCTCTGTTCTTTCATGTTTTGAGTTATGCACTTTGTTGcacctcttctttttctttttactagCGCTATTTAGAGAttgtctggtctcattttttttttttgaataaagttTTTTTGATACTAATGCTCTATTATTAGTTTTGACTTAAAGAAGTTAAACACATCGGTTTGATTACTCTTGGCTGATTTGTAgttcttagagcatctccaatgttagGGGTAAAGGTCTTAAAAAGacatgacacataggatttaacACTTTCTTAACCAAAACTTAATCTCCAATGCTAAGGTCAAGGTTAATGAAAATCATGACAAGGATGCCATCTCATAAGAaggggtaaaggagaaagtcatatCTTCACCTTCTTCATGACCCTGGGTCTATTGACACATCATCAATATTTTATTCCAAAATTAATTTCTTTTAAttagaaaatattgttattgggtgATAACTTCAAAGATGTTTTTTCCCCATAATTTTAACCCTTTTTCCAAAATTGATTTTAGGGTAAGAAGACTTTAGCATTGGAGATGAAAGTTGAGGTAAAATGTCaaattttcatttgttttagTCATATTGGAATCACCcccaataaaaaaatattaataagacTCCCACACAGGATGACTTCCACccttagcattggagatgctcttaagaCTGCGACAGTTGAGACTTATCATCTTCTTAAGCCGTTATTCATCTTTTTTAACTAAGTTCACCTGCAATTTCGAAATCCAATAAAAACCCATTAATATTTAATTTAAGCGCTAATTTGATTCTTAATCCCTCGTAATTCGCAAAAAAAACCCATCTTCTTtactaaaattgcaaaaatcaaacTTTCTCGGCATCAAATCTCAGTGTTTCTCTCAATGTCAACTTGAACACAGCAAGAACCCAACAATGATCGTAAAAGAGATTCTGTTTCGAAGAAAGAATATGTCGTTGACCAGTGAGAATAAAGTTCAATGCATTTCCCAGAAAGAATATATCGGTGATATGTATTCGGGGTATACAAAAGCTAATGTTTTTGATGGGGTAGGAAGATTGGCTTAGTGGGTATGCATATAAAGGGGTATCGTTAGTATTTGTAAGGGGTGTATAAAGGAGCTTAGGGGTCCTAGATTCCTATCCTCACTCATGGGAAgaggataaggggtgtctaaatatAATGAAAAGATTAGATTATCCCAACCTTTAGGATTGTGACACGTGTCACcctattaaattttttttttaattttaatttttaatttttaattttaatcaataaaaaaaaattaatcgtaATCATCGACAACAGACGAAGACGGTAAGAAACTAGTTAAAAAGTCGTCATGCTATTGAAGTGTTtcaatgacgactctaaacagtcgcTACTGTTTCGAAAACAACCCtcaagagtcgttattgtttcaatgacgactctaaacagtcgtgGTTACTTATAAAATAGTCGTTATCTTCTTTGAAGagtcattaatggcggaaatacaTTAAAGGGTCATCATGGTCGTATTAAATACTTTTACGATCCTTTAAtgtatttccgccattaatgactCTTCGAAGAAGataacgactgtttagagtcgtcactgaaacagtagcgactgtttagagtcgtcattgaaacactcaataccatgacgacttttcatataaatatgcgaaaaataaattaaaaaaaaaacgactTTTCGTTTCTGGAGATCATGTTGTGCACTATGCGAATGAAGTTGGCCTAAAGTTTCGACATGATTTGGTGCGTGATACGATCGCTGACATGTGTTATCTGGCTGGGGTTCCGGCGCGTAAGGAGGTGGACTTGGGTCTCCTTGCTAATGATGGCACTTATCTAAGACCAGCGGACATTCTGGTACTCAATTGGGATAATGGTCGCGATGTTTGCTTGGATGTGACTATTGTTTCGCCCTTTGTTGGAGGTAATAGTCGCACTTTGGAGATGGGGAAAGCCATCAAGGATACTGTTATTCGTGAGAACTCCAAGTATTTAGAAAAGTGCACCTCTCAAGGCTATGGGTTTGAAGCCTTGGCTTTTACTACTCTTGGTGAGCTTGGGGTCGAAACGACGGACTTCATTAAACGACTTCGCAACTATATGGCTAACTATAACAGGGATGCAAGTTGCGCATAATGATTGCGCGTTAcggagttgcaggccaagtcagtgtgcatCCAGGAAGGCGCGACACTGCGTAGACTCTCAAGTGCTTAGAATGGCACAACCCcgcagggccaatgaagtgcaaAGGTTGCACTACGTTGTAAatgcatttggctaagtaatgaagctattggccgagacaatgaagcttcattaagtagaaggaaagacaaatccaaagttgcaagatgcaacatgcaacatgcgagttggcatgttggcatgtccgtggaattgagtttCCCCAAACTCAAGGACGATGCAAGCATGTAGAATAGACTAAGGATTAGTCTATGCATTAATTCAAGGCTGTCCAAAGCTTGAACAATGtaaacaagttggtaatgcaagagttgcattgttgttgtcaagctaattggcgaagtgaagcatatatgacgcatgagt encodes:
- the LOC113352700 gene encoding golgin subfamily A member 6-like protein 22, with product MVRAPDRARHVIASRRSKRIEARRGRMERARTSSVRGRQEENRRQTDEDGLREGLMHTSDTDTVVEEEMTSEDMEENIGEENMTLDQLRETLHRERERDRDLVEQQVQLGRHNSRLRQQNRQLNENMEINSIDSEGNTISSEEDKGGRRRRRRTNEDEERDLRRALEISQWEDHRRRHEEEKMQEEELQRRANLIRDEEERRRPGEGRLSVIRGRHHEEDGGNLNQEVLNELRDMRALINNSRRGGRVQLAEAIEEADKSPFTYEIMHTDILEKCVLPTLESIFSRSEKDILDDVHKQQLVEARDRDTVQLEEKANTKLAGVGHEM